In Notamacropus eugenii isolate mMacEug1 chromosome 1, mMacEug1.pri_v2, whole genome shotgun sequence, one genomic interval encodes:
- the SRRM2 gene encoding serine/arginine repetitive matrix protein 2 isoform X2, producing MYNGIGLPTPRGSGTNGYVQRNLSLVRGRRGERPDYKGEEELRRLEAALVKRPNPDILDHERKRRVELRCLELEEMMEEQGYEEQQIQEKVATFRLMLLEKDVNPGGKEETPGQRPVVTETHQLAELNEKKNERLRAAFGISDSYVDGSSFDPQRRAREAKQPVPEPPKPYSLVRESSSSRSPTPKQKKKKKKKDRGRRSESSSPRRERKKSSKKKKHRSESESKKRKHRSPTPKSKRKSKDKKRKRSRSASPAPKSRRGHRSTSADSASSSDTSRSRSRSAAAKPRTTTLTHRSSSPATRRHGEGDAPPRESAAISTERTHSPELPPPTQRSSSPHEEKDKDKEKDKREKSATRTSPSPERSNTGLDRPAPTPLLAERNRSSLEPPATTPQSQEPVKPSAEPSPSRGHSPPKSPEKPTRSSSSESCPASPQPAKAPRHGSSSPESPPKPAPAPATRRELSPSPTTKSSRSRGRAKRDKSRSHTPTRRVGRSRSPATTRRGRSRSRTPNKRGRSRSRTPQWRRSRSPQRWGRSRSPQRRGRSRSPQRPGWSRSRNAQRRGRSRSAARRGRSRSRSPATRGRSRSRTPARRGRSRSRTPARRRSRSRTPARRRSRSRTPARRGRSRSRTPARRRSRTRSPVRRRSRTRSPARRGGRSRSRTPARRGGRSRSRTPARRGGRSRSRTPARRGRSRSRTPTRRGRSRSRTPARRGRSRTRTPVRRGRSHSRTPQRRGRSGSSSERKNKSRTSQRRSRSNSSPEMKKSRVSLRRSRSLSSPRPKAKSHLSLRRSRSGSSPRPKLKSRTPPRRSRSGSSPRPKAKSRTPPRRSRSGSSPRPQVKSRTPSRRSRSGSSPPKQKSRTPPRRSRSGSSPCPKRKSRTPTRRSRSGSSPLPKGKSGTPPKQNSGSSPVTNARSRTPPRRSRSGSSPRAKGESRTPRRSRSGSFPGPEVKSRTPSRRSRSGSSPHLKVKSRTSPRCSRSGSSPRPSVKSRTPPRRSHSASSSPSPSRVTSRTPLRQSKSRSPCPKVKSRTPPRQSHSRSSSPDTKVKSKTPPRESHSGSTSPCPKAKSKTPPRQSHSRSSSPCPQSKSKTSPSLIHSGSHSPCPKVKPRTPTRRSRSGSSSPQPKAKSPTPPGHESDSSSPSPEEIARTLLKPSCSEFSPSLKRKSQTPPRGSRSRSSSPSPEVASITLSRQRAGSSSPKLKSVTPPPQQSSFRSEFSPCPRMDSKSPPRLSSSGSSPEPKEKASSPPKQTLSDTSPGPRDKSRPLSVQGSPESSPVHKDITRSPPRERNVSESSPEIKERDTVLPRPHHVEVSVEVVEKYEIQLNESLPHLSPELKDIAGSISEASQEIKESVAMPLGQILPQTSLDVADIPAVTQTWTVVSQSPEHKELHSTAFKQHSSGSPSELRTNIITEIKPALSPEINEDLAVASLSQLGSGPCLAINEQSRTPRHSSSESSPEVEKSRIFSIQSITQSPCGFDGAPDTPLRGRSGSGSSPELKDIPRTPSRRSRSGSSPGLKDGSGSPSRQSHCGSSPGIKEIPRTPSRGRSGSDSSPESKMLDTPTRKGSHSGSSPDLNNKCLTPQRERSGSESSIEHKGVPRTPLRQSSGSSPELDVKPRTPPQERSESESSPEPKGTTQTPLRQRSRSGSSPEADSKPRLVPRRSRSVSSPEVNDKPRTSPRDQSGSESSPEPKAAAPRTLLRRSRSGSSPASKGRGPSPAGSSSSESSPEHQPKSRTPRRSSRSSPEPKAKSRTPPRRRSSRSSPELTRKARLSRRSRSASSSPAARSRTPPRRHRSPSVSSPEPAEKSRSSRRRRSGSSPRAKTTSRRGRSPSPKPRGLQRSRSRSRREKTRTTRRRDRSGSSQSTSRRRQRSRSRSRLTRRRRGGSGYHSRSPTRQESSRTSSRRRRGRSRTPPTSRKRSRSRTSPAPWNRSRSRASPATHRRSRSRTPPVTRRRSRSRTSPVSRRRSRSRTSPVTRRRSRSRASPVNRRRSRSRTPPVTRRRSRSRTPANRRRSRSRTPPVTRRRSRSRTPPVTRRRSRSRTSPITRRRSRSRTSPVTRRRSRSRTSPVTRRRSRSRTSPVTRRRSRSRTPPVIRRRSRSRTPLLTRKRSRTRSPPAIRRRSRSRTPRGARGKRSLTRSPPAIRRRSASGSSSDRSRSATPPATRNHSGSRTPPVALNSSRMSCFSRPSISPTPLDRCRTPPGMLECSGISGALGSSRTPLSVLQQAGASMLDGPGPRIPDHPRTPSVAENHAQSRIALALTAISLGTARPPPSMSAASLAARMAQVPAPVPLMSLRTAPAANLASRIPAASAAAMTLAGARTSAMPPAVNLAESRTPAAAAAMNLASPRTPVAPSAVNLADPRTPAATAAVNLAGARTPAALAALSLAGSGTPPTAANYAASRTPQAPASAGLVGPRTAHAPAPVNLASSRTPPGLAPASLAGSRMPPALSGANLTPSRMALSAYDRVSGRTSPPHLERARSRTPPGIPGSRTPPSAPSQSRMASERTGSPPPPPLTSRMALAPSQSVLPPPQDRARSPLPPVVSDQLHSLSTQTHPLGGSQPQPPATVAKAMPPAGDHNGTLSGPPPGGPCSDGAEAISAAGSQLPSSPLASLQPAKERRSSSSSSSSSSSSSSSSSSSSSSSSGSSSSDSEASSLPCQPEVALKRVPSPSPAPKEAVREGRPLEPTPAKRKRRSSSSSSSSSSSSSSSSSSSSSSSSSSSSSSSSSSSSSSSSSSSPSPAKPGPQALPKPASPKKPSPGERSSSERGSRRGPRGDSRSPGHKRRRETPSPRPVRHRSSRSP from the exons ATGTACAACGGGATCGGGCTGCCGACGCCCCGGGGCAGCGGCACCAACGGCTACGTCCAGCGCAACCTGTCCCTGGTGCGGGGTCGGAGGGGCGAGCGGCCTGACTACAAGGGCGAGGAAGAACTGCGGCGCCTGGAGGCTGCCCTGGTGAAGCGGCCTAACCCTGACATCCTGGACCACGAGCGCAAGCGGCGCGTCGAGCTGCGATGCCTCGAGCTGGAAGAGATGATGGAAGAGCAGGG GTACGAGGAACAACAGATACAAGAGAAAGTGGCGACCTTCCGACTCATGTTGCTGGAAAAAGATGTGAACCCTGGGGGCAAAGAGGAAACCCCAGGGCAGAGGCCTGT aGTAACTGAGACTCACCAGCTGGCAGagttaaatgagaaaaagaatgagcGGCTCCGTGCTGCCTTTGGTATCAGCGACTCCTATGTTGATGGTAGCTCCTTTGACCCTCAGCGTCGGGCTCGAGAGGCCAAGCAACCAGTTCCAGAACCTCCTAAACCTTACAG TCTTGTTCGCGAGTCTAGTAGCTCACgatctcccaccccaaaacaaaagaagaagaaaaagaagaaagacagaggcCG CAGGTCAGAGAGTAGCTCTCCtcgaagggagaggaaaaagagttcaaagaagaagaaacacaG GTCAGAGTCTGAATCCAAGAAACGGAAGCATAG ATCACCTACTCCAAAGAGCAAACGCAAATCTAAGGACAAAAAACGGAAACG GTCTCGAAGTGCATCACCTGCTCCAAAGAGCCGCCGGGGTCATCGTTCAACCTCAGCTGACTCTGCCTCATCCTCTGACACCTCCCGCAGTCG GTCTAGAAGTGCTGCGGCTAAACCTCGTACAACCACCTTGACTCATCGCAGCTCCTCTCCTGCTACACGTCGTCATGGAGAGGGAGATGCTCCACCCAGGGAATCTGCAGCTATCAGCACAGAACGGACCCACAGCCCTGAGCTGCCTCCTCCTACCCAACGGTCCAGCAGTCCTCATGAGGAGAAAGATAaggataaagaaaaagataagagggAG AAATCTGCAACCCGAACTAGCCCCTCCCCGGAGAGGAGCAACACAGGCCTAGATCGACCTGCCCCTACCCCGCTCCTTGCTGAGCGAAATCGCAGTTCCCTGGAACCCCCTGCAACAACTCCCCAGAGTCAGGAGCCAGTGAAGCCCTCAGCAGAACCCTCCCCATCCCGGGGTCATTCACCCCCTAAGTCTCCTGAGAAACCTACCCGGTCCTCTTCCTCAGAAAGCTGCCCAGCATCTCCTCAACCAGCCAAAGCTCCCAGACATGGCAGTTCCTCACCTGAAAGTCCCCCCAAACCTGCACCAGCTCCTGCCACTCGCCGGGAGCTTTCTCCTTCCCCAACAACCAAGAGCAGCCGTTCACGGGGACGTGCAAAGCGGGACAAATCAAGATCTCACACCCCCACACGTAGGGTGGGTAGGTCTCGCAGCCCTGCCACTACTCGAAGGGGACGATCAAGGTCCCGGACCCCTAACAAGAGGGGCCGTTCTCGATCCAGGACCCCACAATGGCGTAGGTCAAGGTCTCCACAGCGATGGGGGCGATCTAGAAGTCCCCAGAGGCGTGGCCGCTCCAGGTCTCCTCAACGGCCTGGCTGGTCTAGAAGCAGAAATGCTCAGAGGCGAGGAAGATCTAGGTCAGCAGCAAGGCGAGGCAGGTCACGCTCTAGATCCCCTGCTACCCGGGGAAGATCTCGGTCTAGAACACCAGCTCGGAGGGGTAGATCTCGCTCTAGGACACCTGCCAGACGGAGGTCTCGCTCCAGGACACCTGCCAGACGTAGGTCTCGGTCTAGAACTCCAGCCCGTCGTGGTAGGTCTCGTTCCAGAACACCTGCTAGACGAAGGTCTCGTACCAGATCACCAGTAAGAAGGAGATCTCGCACCAGGTCGCCAGCCAGGCGGGGTGGCAGGTCCCGTTCCAGAACACCAGCTAGACGAGGTGGAAGGTCTCGTTCCAGGACTCCAGCTAGACGAGGTGGCAGGTCCCGTTCTAGGACCCCTGCGAGGCGTGGTAGATCCCGTTCCAGGACCCCAACGAGACGAGGGAGATCTCGTTCCAGAACCCCAGCCAGACGAGGGAGATCTCGTACGAGAACCCCAGTCCGACGTGGAAGATCTCATTCTAGGACACCACAGAGACGGGGCCGGTCTGGCTCTTCTTCAGAACGGAAAAACAAATCAAGAACATCCCAGAGAAGGAGCAGATCTAACTCAAGTCCAGAAATGAAAAAGTCCCGTGTTTCCTTGAGGCGTAGCCGTTCTCTCTCTTCACCCAggcccaaagcaaaatctcacctgTCCTTGAGGCGGAGCCGCTCTGGATCTTCTCCACGTCCTAAACTTAAATCTAGGACACCACCCAGACGCAGTCGGTCAGGATCATCTCCCCGCCCTAAAGCAAAGTCTAGAACTCCTCCTAGGCGAAGTAGGTCTGGTTCTTCTCCACGTCCTCAAGTTAAATCGAGGACCCCATCACGGCGGAGTCGATCTGGATCCTCACCCCCAAAGCAGAAATCTAGAACTCCACCACGGCGAAGTCGTTCTGGGTCTTCTCCATGTCCAAAGAGGAAATCTAGAACACCAACAAGACGAAGCCGATCAGGTTCTTCTCCGCTCCCCAAAGGAAAATCTGGAACACCACCCAAACAGAATTCTGGATCAAGCCCTGTGACAAATGCAAGATCTAGAACGCCCCCAAGGCGAAGCAGATCTGGATCTTCGCCTCGTGCCAAAGGGGAATCAAGAACTCCAAGACGTAGCCGCTCTGGTTCTTTTCCTGGACCTGAGGTAAAATCTAGAACTCCATCAAGGCGTAGTCGTTCTGGTTCTTCACCCCACCTGAAGGTTAAATCAAGGACATCTCCAAGGTGTAGTAGGTCTGGATCTTCCCCGCGTCCCAGTGTGAAATCTAGAACTCCACCAAGGCGTAGCCATTCTGCATCTTCTTCTCCAAGCCCTAGTAGAGTGACTTCTAGAACACCACTAAGGCAAAGCAAATCAAGATCTCCCTGCCCCAAGGTGAAGTCTAGAACACCCCCAAGACAGAGCCATTCTCGGTCCTCTTCACCTGATACCAAAGTAAAATCTAAAACACCACCAAGAGAAAGTCACTCAGGGTCCACTTCACCATGTCCCAAAGCAAAATCTAAAACTCCACCAAGGCAAAGCCATTCTCGATCAAGTTCACCGTGCCCACAGAGTAAATCAAAAACTTCACCAAGTCTGATTCATTCTGGATCTCACTCCCCTTGTCCCAAAGTGAAACCTAGAACACCAACAAGGAGGAGTCGATCAGGCTCTAGCTCTCCACAACCAAAAGCAAAATCTCCTACTCCACCAGGTCATGAATCAGATTCATCTTCACCAAGTCCTGAAGAGATAGCTAGAACATTGTTAAAACCTAGCTGCTCtgaattttctccatctttgaaAAGGAAATCCCAGACACCCCCTAGGGGCAGTAGATCTAGGTCTTCATCTCCCAGTCCTGAAGTGGCATCCATAACTTTATCAAGACAAAGAGCAGGATCTTCAAGTCCTAAGTTGAAATCTGTAACACCACCTCCACAGCAGAGCAGTTTTAGGTCTGAATTTTCACCATGTCCCAGAATGGACTCTAAATCTCCTCCAAGACTAAGTAGCTCTGGATCTTCTCCAGAACCAAAAGAGAAGGCTAGTTCACCCCCTAAGCAGACTCTCTCTGACACATCTCCAGGACCAAGGGATAAATCTAGACCTCTTTCAGTTCAAGGTAGCCCTGAATCCTCACCAGTACACAAAGACATAACCAGGAGCCCTCCAAGGGAAAGAAATGTTTCAGAGTCATCTCCAGAAATCAAAGAGAGAGATACTGTACTACCTAGGCCACATCACGTTGAGGTATCTGTGGAAGTGGtagagaaatatgaaatacaatTAAATGAAAGCTTGCCTCATTTATCTCCTGAACTTAAAGATATAGCTGGAAGCATCTCTGAGGCATctcaagaaataaaagaaagtgttGCTATGCCTCTTGGACAGATTCTGCCACAGACTTCTTTAGATGTAGCAGACATTCCAGCAGTGACCCAGACCTGGACTGTAGTGTCACAGTCTCCAGAACACAAAGAATTACATAGTACTGCATTTAAACAGCACAGTTCTGGATCTCCTTCAGAACTCAGAACAAACATCATTACAGAAATTAAACCCGCTTTATCCCCTGAAATCAATGAGGATTTAGCGGTTGCTTCCCTAAGTCAGCTTGGATCAGGACCATGTCTTGCCATAAATGAGCAGTCTAGAACACCTAGACACAGCAGTTCTGAGTCATCTCCTGAAGTAGAGAAATCCAGAATTTTTTCAATTCAGAGCATTACTCAGTCACCTTGTGGTTTTGATGGTGCACCAGATACACCCTTAAGAGGAAGAAGTGGGTCTGGTTCTTCTCCAGAACTCAAAGATATACCTAGAACCCCATCAAGGAGGAGCAGGTCTGGGTCTTCTCCAGGACTGAAAGATGGGTCTGGGAGTCCCTCAAGACAGAGCCATTGTGGTTCTTCACCAGGAATCAAAGAGATACCTAGAACACCTTCAAGGGGAAGGAGTGGATCAGATTCCTCCCCAGAATCAAAGATGCTTGATACACCAACCAGAAAAGGGAGTCACTCTGGATCATCCCCAGACCTGAATAACAAGTGTCTGACACCCCAAAGGGAAAGAAGTGGGTCAGAATCTTCAATAGAGCACAAGGGGGTTCCTAGGACCCCACTTAGACAAAGCTCTGGTTCTTCTCCAGAACTTGATGTGAAACCCAGAACACCCCCCCAGGAAAGAAGTGAATCCGAGTCATCTCCAGAACCCAAAGGTACAACTCAAACTCCACTTAGGCAAAGGAGTCGCTCTGGATCATCTCCAGAAGCTGACAGCAAACCTCGACTAGTTCCTCGACGCAGTAGATCTGTTTCCTCTCCAGAAGTCAATGATAAGCCAAGAACTTCACCCAGGGACCAGAGTGGCTCAGAGTCCTCTCCTGAACCCAAAGCTGCTGCACCTCGGACTCTTCTTAGGCGAAGCCGATCAGGTTCATCCCCAGCCAGTAAAGGGAGAGGACCTTCTCCTGCTGGGAGCAGCAGTTCTGAGTCTTCTCCAGAACAccagccaaaatccagaactcctCGTAGAAGCTCTAGGTCTTCTCCAGAGCCTAAGGCAAAATCTCGTACACCACCTCGGCGTCGTAGTTCCCGGTCATCACCTGAGCTGACTAGGAAGGCCAGACTTTCTCGTCGAAGTCGATCTGCTTCGTCTTCTCCTGCAGCCCGCTCTAGGACCCCTCCAAGACGTCACAGAAGCCCATCAGTTTCATCCCCAGAACCAGCTGAAAAATCAAGGTCCTCACGTCGTCGACGGTCAGGTTCCTCCCCAAGGGCTAAGACAACTTCAAGAAGAGGCCGTTCTCCATCACCAAAGCCTCGGGGACTCCAGCGTTCCCGTTCCCGTTCAAGGCGGGAGAAGACTAGAACAACTCGTCGTCGAGACAGATCTGGTTCCTCTCAGTCAACTTCAAGGAGGAGGCAGCGGAGTCGTTCAAGGTCTCGTCTTACCCGTCGACGACGAGGAGGCTCTGGTTATCACTCTCGGTCACCCACTCGACAGGAGAGTTCTAGGACATCATCTCGGCGTCGACGGGGACGTTCTCGAACACCCCCGACTAGCCGTAAGCGCTCTCGTTCTCGAACATCACCAGCTCCTTGGAATCGCTCTCGGTCTCGAGCTTCTCCAGCTACTCATCGGCGGTCTAGGTCAAGGACACCTCCAGTCACTCGGAGGAGGTCAAGATCTCGAACCTCACCAGTTAGTCGTAGGAGGTCAAGGTCCAGGACATCCCCAGTTACTCGGCGAAGATCTAGGTCTAGAGCATCACCAGTTAATCGTAGAAGGTCCCGTTCCAGAACACCACCAGTAACTCGCCGCCGGTCAAGATCCAGAACACCAGCAAATCGCAGGCGGTCGCGGTCTAGAACTCCACCAGTGACTCGTAGGCGATCCCGATCTAGAACTCCTCCTGTGACTAGAAGGCGGTCGAGAAGCAGAACCTCACCAATCACTCGCAGAAGATCAAGGTCTAGAACATCCCCTGTGACTCGTAGAAGGTCTCGTTCACGCACTTCTCCAGTGACTCGAAGGAGATCCCGTTCACGAACTTCCCCAGTCACTCGGCGTCGTTCTCGATCTCGAACACCTCCAGTTATTCGACGCCGCTCCAGGTCCCGGACACCTTTGTTAACCCGCAAACGTTCTCGAACTCGTTCACCACCAGCTATCCGCCGGCGTTCTAGATCCCGTACTCCACGAGGGGCTCGTGGCAAACGTTCTCTAACTCGGTCTCCTCCAGCCATTCGGCGGCGTTCTGCATCTGGAAGTTCCTCTGATCGTTCTCGTTCTGCCACTCCGCCAGCAACCCGGAATCATTCTGGCTCCAGGACTCCTCCTGTGGCTCTTAACAGCTCAAGAATGAGCTGCTTCAGTCGCCCTAGCATCTCACCAACTCCTCTAGACCGCTGTAGGACTCCCCCTGGAATGCTTGAATGCTCTGGCATTTCTGGGGCCTTGGGGAGCTCTAGAACACCATTATCTGTTCTGCAACAAGCTGGTGCCTCTATGCTTGATGGACCTGGTCCTAGAATTCCTGATCACCCTAGAACCCCCTCTGTGGCAGAAAACCATGCTCAATCTAGAATTGCCCTTGCCTTGACAGCCATTAGCCTTGGCACAGCTCGACCACCTCCCTCTATGTCAGCTGCAAGCCTGGCTGCCAGAATGGCTCAAGTTCCAGCCCCAGTCCCCCTCATGAGTCTTAGAACGGCTCCTGCTGCAAACCTTGCTAGTAGAATACCTGCTGCTTCAGCAGCAGCCATGACCCTTGCCGGAGCTAGAACATCAGCTATGCCACCAGCTGTGAACTTAGCTGAATCTAGAACGCCTGCAGCTGCAGCAGCCATGAATCTAGCCAGTCCCAGAACACCAGTGGCACCCTCTGCTGTGAACCTTGCTGATCCCAGAACACCTGCCGCTACAGCAGCTGTGAACCTGGCTGGAGCTAGAACCCCTGCTGCTCTAGCAGCCTTGAGTCTTGCGGGCTCAGGTACTCCACCAACTGCTGCAAACTATGCAGCTTCCAGAACACCACAAGCCCCAGCATCTGCAGGCCTCGTGGGTCCTCGGACTGCTCATGCTCCAGCACCTGTGAACCTTGCAAGCTCTAGAACACCGCCAGGTCTGGCACCTGCGAGCCTTGCTGGCTCTAGAATGCCACCGGCATTGTCAGGGGCAAACCTTACCCCTTCAAGGATGGCTCTCTCTGCCTATGACCGAGTTAGTGGCAGAACCTCACCACCCCATCTTGAGCGAGCCCGTTCTAGAACCCCACCTGGAATCCCAGGCTCTAGAACCCCACCCTCTGCCCCAAGCCAATCTAGAATGGCTTCTGAGCGTACTggctctcctcccccacccccccttaCCTCTCGAATGGCCCTAGCTCCTTCTCAGTCTGTTCTCCCTCCACCTCAGGATCGGGCTAGGTCTCCCCTACCACCTGTTGTTTCAGACCAACTCCATTCCTTGTCTACCCAGACCCATCCACTAGGAGGGTCTCAGCCCCAACCCCCTGCTACGGTGGCAAAGGCCATGCCTCCTGCTGGTGATCATAATGGCACCCTCTCTGGTCCTCCTCCTGGGGGACCCTGCTCTGATGGTGCAGAAGCAATTTCTGCAGCTGGCTCCCAGCTGCCTTCCTCCCCACTGGCCAGCTTGCAGCCTGCCAAGGAGCGGAGGAGctcttcttcatcctcatcttcatccagctcctcttcctcctcatcctcctcgtCGTCATCCTCATCCTCTGGATCTAGCTCCAGCGACTCAGAGGCCTCTAGCCTCCCATGTCAACCTGAGGTGGCACTGAAAAG GGTCCCCagcccctccccagcccccaagGAGGCTGTCCGAGAGGGGCGCCCCCTGGAGCCTACCCCAGCCAAGCGGAAACGGCGCTCTAGTAGCTCCAGCTCCAgctcttcatcttcttcatcttcctcctcttcctcttcctcctcttcctcctcttcttcatcctcttcctcctcctcctcttcttcatcttcctcttcttcctcctcttctccttcccctgccAAGCCTGGACCCCAGGCCTTGCCCAAACCTGCAAGTCCTAAGAAGCCGTCCCCTGGGGAGAGGAG TAGCAGTGAGCGGGGATCCCGACGGGGCCCACGTGGGGATAGCCGCTCCCCAGGCCACAAGCGTAGGAGAGAGACACCCAGCCCTCGACCAGTCCGTCATCGCTCCTCCAG GTCTCCGTAG